A single Callithrix jacchus isolate 240 chromosome 4, calJac240_pri, whole genome shotgun sequence DNA region contains:
- the LOC100401345 gene encoding histone H2B type 1-B — translation MPEPSKSAPAPKKGSKKAITKAQKKDGKKRKRSRKESYSIYVYKVLKQVHPDTGISSKAMGIMNSFVNDIFERIAGEASRLAHYNKRSTITSREIQTAVRLLLPGELAKHAVSEGTKAVTKYTSSK, via the coding sequence ATGCCCGAACCCTCTAAATCTGCTCCAGCTCCTAAAAAGGGCTCTAAGAAAGCCATCACTAAAGCGCAGAAGAAGGATGGTAAGAAGCGCAAGCGCAGCCGCAAGGAGAGCTACTCCATCTACGTGTACAAGGTGCTGAAGCAGGTGCACCCCGACACCGGCATCTCCTCCAAGGCCATGGGGATCATGAACTCCTTCGTCAACGACATCTTCGAGCGCATCGCGGGCGAGGCTTCCCGCCTGGCGCATTACAACAAGCGCTCGACCATCACCTCCAGGGAGATCCAGACGGCCGTGCGCCTGCTGCTGCCTGGGGAGCTGGCCAAGCACGCCGTGTCGGAGGGCACCAAGGCCGTCACCAAGTACACCAGCTCCAAATAA
- the LOC144582000 gene encoding histone H3.1: MARTKQTARKSTGGKAPRKQLATKAARKSAPATGGVKKPHRYRPGTVALREIRRYQKSTELLIRKLPFQRLVREIAQDFKTDLRFQSSAVMALQEACEAYLVGLFEDTNLCAIHAKRVTIMPKDIQLARRIRGERA, translated from the coding sequence ATGGCTCGTACGAAGCAGACAGCTCGCAAGTCCACCGGCGGCAAAGCGCCGCGCAAACAGCTTGCCACCAAAGCGGCCCGCAAGAGCGCTCCGGCCACTGGCGGAGTGAAGAAGCCGCACCGCTACCGTCCCGGCACCGTCGCTTTGCGCGAAATTCGCCGCTACCAGAAGTCCACTGAGCTGTTAATCCGGAAGCTGCCGTTCCAGCGTCTCGTGAGGGAAAtcgcccaggatttcaagaccgaCCTGCGCTTCCAGAGCTCTGCGGTGATGGCGCTGCAGGAGGCCTGCGAGGCCTACCTGGTGGGGCTCTTCGAAGACACCAACCTGTGTGCTATTCACGCTAAACGCGTCACTATCATGCCCAAAGATATCCAGTTGGCACGTCGCATCCGTGGGGAAAGGGCGTAA